CCCCGCTTGCGGTGAAGCGCATGGAGACCGAGCAGTGCCAGGAGCAGGAAGAGGTAGGACGTCAGGACGTACCCGCCGAGGACGTTGAGCACGCCGACCGCCGCGCTGTCGGACTTCGCGGCGCTCCCGACGGCGACCAGAGCACCGACGAACACGGACGCGACGCCAAGCCGCACGGGCCACGGCCGCGTCAAGCCGAACAGGACCCGCAGCCGGTGCGCCACGTACCAGAAAGACGCGGCGAGCACGCCGAGGGCGGCGAGGGGGAAGAGGACCATCAACACGCGTGCCATGGAGTCATCTTTACAAAATATGCAAAAACTGTCAATTTTCACCAGGTCATGAACGGAGACCTGAGGGACGAGCGCGACGTCCTGCGCCGCAGGCTGATTCTCGAGGCGGCCAAGGCGTGCTTTCTGCAGTTCGGCTACGCGAAGACGTCGTTTGACGACATTGCCCAGCGTGCGGGCATCTCGCGGCCGCTCATCTACAAGAAGTTCAAGAACAAGGAGGAACTGCTCAGCGGGGTGTACGACTTCATCCTCGACCCCATCTACCCAAAGGTGGAGCAGCTGCTGGAGCGCAAGGGCGGCAGCACCCGTGAGAAGCTCTTCGCGCTGTGGGAGTTGCTGCTGCTCGAGCCCTACGACGAGTGGATGCGCATGCCCATGGCGGCGGCCTTCCAGGCGGCCTGCCACCGAGTGGCGCCGGAGGTGATGGAGCGACATGACCGGCTGCAGCTCGCGTATACGCAGGCCGTGCTTGGCTCCAAGGAGCTGAGTGAGGTGTTCATCCTCGCCGCATGCGGCCTCGGCGCCGACATCCCCACAACGCGGGCCTTGCGTGCGCGGCTGCAGGTCCTCGTCGAGCGCTTCACCCCGGCACCGCGCTCCTGAGCCACTCCCCCCCGAGCCCACGCTCCCTCCCCTGCACGCGCGAGGACGCGGTCCCCGATGGACGGCGCACCTCACTCATCGACGCGATGCCCGAAGAAGTAGCGCACGCCGGGCTCGAAGGCCGCAGCGTGTCCGGCGTCCATGAAGTCCTCCAGGATGGCCAGGGCGGCCAGCCGCCGCAGTCGCCCTTGCTCGTAGAACGCGGTGCAGTCGACGCCGGTGCTGGCCTCGAAGCACATGCGCTCCCACTCCATGCGCGAGCCGCTGGGCTCGCCCGAGCGGATGCGTTCGTGCAGGCGCCTGACCAGCGCTTCCAGGTCGAGCGGCAGGCCGGCCGTCACCGCCTGGTCGCGTGAGGCCAACCGCGACGCAACTTCGGCCGCCGCCTCGCGCACCTGCGCGGCATGGCCGGCACGGTCCAGCACCGTCATGGTCTGGGTGAAGGGCTCCGGATACGCGGGGTCCGGAACCTCCTGCTCCTCGGCGCCGTCATCGAGCTCTCCCGGCTGTTCCTCCAGCAGTGTCGACAGGCAGCGCTCGACATGCCGTCGTGCATCCCTGTCGGTGGCCGCCGCATGCAGCCGCAGCAGGGGCTCCACCGCGCGCAGGCTGCAGCCGTTGCGTAGCAGGTCGCCGATGCTCCACTGGATGCCCAGCTCGTCCGGCCGGGACAGGAAGCGCTCGGCCGTGTCGAGCACGAACGAGGTGCGCCCGGCGAAGCCGATCAGCTGCACGCAGGCGTTCCAGACCAGGGCCCCGTCGTCCCGCGCCATCAGGTCCGGCAGGACCTCGACCGCGCGCAGGTCGCCCTGGCGCACGCGTGCAAGCACGCTGCCGAGCACGGTCCAGGAGTCGCGGCTGGCCAGGTGTTCGGCGCTCGCGAGCGCCGGCGGCGGCTCGGCGGAGAACTGGAAGCCACGCCCCAGCGGGAGGAAGGTTCGGTCGAGGTACTGTTTCACGGCGCTCAATTCTGCGTGCTGTGCAAGACGGATTGCAGCTCTTGGAGCACCTGGCACTGCCCACGCGGCCTGCTCAACCAGCCCGATGCTGAAGGCCTCGGCCGCGTTCACCCTCCGCCCGGTGAGGATCAGCTCCTTCGCCCTCCCCGGCCCCAGCAGCCGCGCCACGCTGCGTCCCTCCACCCCCGGGGATGATTCCCAGCTTCACCCTCTTGCGGAGGGTAGCACTGGAAAGTCCCATACCGCGGAGCCTTACTCCAGACGTAGGGCAGTGGAGGGTTCGTAT
This is a stretch of genomic DNA from Archangium violaceum. It encodes these proteins:
- a CDS encoding TetR/AcrR family transcriptional regulator; the encoded protein is MNGDLRDERDVLRRRLILEAAKACFLQFGYAKTSFDDIAQRAGISRPLIYKKFKNKEELLSGVYDFILDPIYPKVEQLLERKGGSTREKLFALWELLLLEPYDEWMRMPMAAAFQAACHRVAPEVMERHDRLQLAYTQAVLGSKELSEVFILAACGLGADIPTTRALRARLQVLVERFTPAPRS